TTTTGGCGGAGTTTTCCGCTCCCTCGGTGAGCGAAGTGCAAGTGACGTTCTTTCCTGATGGTCTTGAAGAAGTCCTTGGTCTAGGTGCGACGGTTTTAAACAAGCGCAGTCAGTGCACGCTTAAAGGAAATGAAAAAGGCCAGCTTGTAAGTCTTCAGTGTAAAGACTGGGCGCAAGATCGCAATCAAACGCAAATGATTCGACTCGATGTCTACGATTACTCGAAAGAGGGAAAAAATCTGATCAAACTGCGCGGCAAAGTTTATGAAAACCTTTCCGACACCCGCAAGATTGAAGCGGATATTCCCATGGAAGGAAAAATCCAAGTCACAGAGACCGAGCTGTATCCTCCGGAAACGCCTCCGCCGCCTGTGAATCCAACGCCGACGCCGGCGGCGAAGGGAGGCCCTGCTCCGGAGAGAGCCGCAAATGCGCCGCCTTTAGAGTTGCCGCCACAAGGACAAGGTCCCGAAGGTTTGATTCCTCCTCCGCGCGAAGAGATGGCTGTGGATCCGGATGTATTAATGCAAAGACAGCAGCAGCAAGGCGACGGCCCTGTGCAGGTTTTACCTCTGAGTGAGCAACAAAGAATTCTTGAGGGGTTGCCGCCAGAAGGTGTAGAACCGGAAATGCCACCGCAAGAGCAGGGCCAAGAGCCGCCTGCGCCTGAAGGAGTTGAAAATCATGGCCGCTAAAATCGAAATTGGTAAAAAAGTTCCTAATTTTAAAATTCCCTCTTCCAATGGGGAGGATTTTTCTTTGTCGAGCCTCAAAGGGAAAAAAGTGGTGTTGTATTTCTATCCGAAAGACAGCACTCCAGGCTGCACGACAGAAGGTATTGAGTTCAATGAACTTTTGTCGCAGTTTAAAAAACAAAACACTGAAGTTTTGGGAATTTCCCGCGACAGTTTAAAGTCCCACGATAAATTTATCTGCAAGTACGACTTTAAGTTTTCTCTTCTCTCGGATGAAGAAGAGGAAGTTTGTAAGCTTTTTGATGTGATTAAAGAAAAAAACATGTACGGCAAAAAAGTGATGGGCATTGAGCGCAGCACTTTTGTTCTTGATGAAGATCAAAAACTTGTCGGCGAATTCAGAAAAATCAAAGCGCAAGGCCACGCAGCAGAAATGCTGAAGTTCGTAAAAAGTCTCAAGTAGGAAAAAGGTGCCAGGTACCTTTTTCCCTTTCCCGAAAAAAAAGGCTCCTTGTCGGAGCCTTTTTTATTTTTATCCAGTTAGCGGAATGTGCCGCAGTTAGTGTTTGCTCTCAGCTGCTTGCACCATCAGTTCTGCGACTTGTTGTGAGAACTTCACCGGATCCGGCAATGACGAACCCTCAGTGAGCAATGCCTGTCCGTAAAGGATTTCCGCCCATTGGGACTGTTGCTCCGGCGATGCCGTTAGCATCTTTTTAAAGACGGCGTGGTTCGGATTGATCTCCATAATACGTTTCGTTTGCATGCCGGCATATTCTTTCCCCATTTGCGCCATCAGCTTTTGCATGTGCGCGGAGGGGTCGGAAGAAGAGGAAACCAGGCATGCCGGCGTGTTCGTCAGACGATCGGAAAGAACAACGTCTTTCACGTTCTCTGCCAAAGTTTTTTTCATCACCTCAAGAACAGGTTTCAAAGTTTCTTCGGCCTGTTTCTTTTCTTCCTCTTTCTTTTGCTTTTCTTCAGCTGTGTCTAAATCCAAACCTTCGCGAGTGATGGATTGCAGCTTCTTACCTTTGAACTCGCGCATCGAATCGACCACCCACTCATCCACCGGATCGACAAGAAGAAGAACTTCGTAACCTTTTTCTTTAAGCTTCTCAAGGTAAGGACTGTTGCTAACCTGGGAAAGAGAATCGCCTGTGATAAAGTAAATATCTTTTTGCGTTTCTTTCATGCGCGCGACGTATTCGTCGAGTGTTGTCATCTTATCTGACGCCGTCGAATGGAAAAGAACCAGATCTTGCAACTTTTCTTTGTTTGCCGGATCGCTTGGCAAGCCTTCTTTCAAAGTCGCACCGAACTCAGTCCAGAAGTCTTCGTAAACGCTGCGCTCTTTTGTCAGAAGGTCTTTGAGAGTTGCCAAAGTCTTGTTCGTGACGTTCTTGCGAATTTGCGTCACTTGACGATCTTGCTGCAAAAGCTCACGAGAGACATTCAAAGAAAGGTCGCTGCTGTCGACAAGACCTTTCATAAAGCGTAAATAAGCCGGGATCAGATCTTTGCAGTCAGACATGATAAACACGCGCTTGATATAAAGGCTTAAGCCATATTCCATGTCGCGCATATTGTAGTTAAAAGGCTTCTTGTTCGGAAGATACAAAAGCGCGTTAAACTCCATCGTGCCTTCGGCTTTGTAGTGAACGGTGCGCAGAGGCTCGTTCCAATCGTGCGTAAGGTGTTGATAGAATTCTTTATACTCTTCCGCCGTGATTTCGGACGGGGACTTCAGCCACAAGGCTTTTTGCGAATTCAGAACTTCATCTTCTTTTTCACCCTGCATTTTGATTGGGTAGGCGATAAAGTCGGAATACTTTTTAACAAGGGATTTAAGAACCCAAGTATCGGTGAAGTTTTGCACTTCATCTTCTTCTTTAAATTCTTTTAAATGCAACGTGATTGTCGTTCCGTTGCCATCAGGACGAGGCACGCTGTCGATGGAGTAAGTGCCATCACCTTGAGATTCCCACACAGTGCCGTCGTTGGTGCCGGCTTTTTGCGTGTGCAAAGTCACACGATCAGCCACCATAAAGGCAGAGTAAAAGCCCACGCCGAACTGACCGATCAATTCGGGCTTTGATTTCATTTCGGCATTCATTTGCGCGAAGGCTTTGGCGCCAGAGCGGGCGATCGTTCCGATAAACTCGACGACTTCTTCCTGAGTCATGCCGATACCATTATCGATAATCTTTAGAGTTTTCATATCGGATGAAGGTTCAAGACGAATCGTCGGTTGCCAGTTTTCAGGCAAAAGACTTGGATGAGTCAAAGAGTTGAATTTGAGCTTGTCGATCGCGTCGGAAGCATTGGAAAGAAGCTCACGCAAAAAGATCTCTTTATGCGAATAAAGAGAATGAATCACGATATCGAGAAGCTGTTTTATTTCTGCATTAAAACTTTGGACTTGTTTAGCCATAAAATCTCCTTCGAAAGCATTTTAACGACTTCCAAAATCTGGGAATTTTTAAAATTTTGGCAAGTCGTTAAAGTAAAAATTTAAGTATTGAAATTCATTTTTTTCGCAATCGATTCCGGCAAAGGCGGGACTTGCGAACCTGGAATAAAGAACGTTGTTAAATTAAAGAAATCGCCAAAGATTTTATGCTTCGAGGTCGCGTCAGCCAGGTACTTATGTCCGCTAGAGCCGCCCGTGCCGATCTTTTGGCCAAGCATTCTTAGCGCCATCATCGCGTGTCGGTAGCGCCATGTCGTCATGATTTCATCGATGTCCAAAAGCGCACGGATGATTCTAAACGGCGTCTGTAAAATCGGTTGGTGACGGTACAAAGGGATCAAAATAGCTGCGTGCAGGGCTTTATAGCTTAAGCGGTACTGGCCTTCTTGGCGCAATTTATTGTAAACCTCTTCGTTAAAGAGCGCTTCGAAACTGCCCAGAGCGGCCTCGAGGCCGGCGATGTCTCTTTTCTTTTCCTCTTCTGTAAGGCGGGAGTTCGCGCGAACGGTGTTCATATCGCTTTGGAACATCGAGTGCACGGCTTGCTTATACGAATCCCAGAAGTTGAAGTTCTCGCCTTGCAAGAACGGCGTTCTTTCAAGCCATTTCTCTACGGCATCAAAAAGCGACGTTGAATTTAAAACGTTCAACATCACCTGTTGTTGTTCTTCGGTCAGAGACTTATAAAAAGGAGACTGATTGTAAGCCAAACGGTCGCCCATGCGCAGACCTAATTTGGTTTCAATCAAACGCCATTGAAAGCTTTGAAACCCCGAAGCCGGGTAAAGCATGTCGCGGAAATCCAGAAAGTCCATTGGTGTCATTGTTTCAAGAACATCCACCTGACCGATGATAAGCTTTAGGATCGCGACAATACGTTCAAGACGGGCGGAAGTAACACCGAGTTCTCTTTCAGGAATTTCGTTTTGCTGGAAAGTTGTCAGCACCGAATCCAATTCGAAAATGATTTGTTTAAACCACAATTCGTAAGTCTGATGAACTGTGATGAAAAGCATTTCATCGTGAGCGGGTTTTCCGTATTCAATACTCTTTGGATTTTGTGCGGAAAGCAGAGTGTCTAGGCCCAAATAGTTATGATAGTGCACCGGAGGGTATTTCATCGTGAAAGCTCCTTTAAAGCTGAAGCAAAGCCGTCAATGTCTTCTTTTTGCGTATCCCAAGAAGTCATCCAACGACATTCAAAAGTGTTCTCGTCCCAAACGTAAAAGAAATATTTTTCGCGCAGAGGTTTTACCCAAGAGCTCGGAATTTTCGCAAAGACCGCGTTGCTTTGTGGAGTCTCGCGAACCTGAACTCCAGGAATGGATCGAACCGCTTCGTAAAGATACAAAGCCATATCGCAAGAATGTTGCGAGATTTCTTTCCACAAGCCGTTGGCGAAATAAGTTTCAAACTGACAGGCGATAAAGCGGGTCTTTGAGGGAAGCTGGGCGCTTTGCTTGCGGATGTATTTAAAATCCTGCGCCAAATCTTTATTAAGAAAAACAACGGCTTCTCCCATCATAAGACCGTTTTTCGTACCGCCAAAAGAGACGACGTCGACGCCAAGATCCGTTGTGATTTCTTGCAATGTCTTTTTAAGAAATGTCGCCGCATTGGCAAGACGGGCACCGTCGATGTGCACGTGCATTTTTTTATCTTTGGCCCAAGCGATTAAAGTCGTGAGTTCTGCCAACGAATAAGTCGTCCCAAGCTCCGTCGGTTGTGTCAGACTCAAAACCTGCGCTTGTGAATAATGCTGATCGCCGCGACGGATAAATGCTTTTTCAAGCTCATCGACAGAAAGTTTTCCGTTGCGAGAAGGAAGGGCGATCAATTTGCAACCCGCCATAAACTCCGGCGACCCGCATTCATCGACATTGATGTGCGCGACATCAGAACACAGAACGGACTGATAAGGCCGGGCTATCGATCTTAAGGCCGTAACATTGGCCGCAGTACCATTGAACACGAAGAAGACCTGCGCGTGAGGGCCGAACTCGCGGCGAAAAGCTTCGACGGCTTTTTCCGTCCACTCGTCCGTGCCATAAGCCGGGGCGTGTTCGACATTTGCCAGAGCCAAGGAAGCTAAAATCCGCGGATGAACTCCAGCATGATTATCACTGCCAAAACCTCGTTTCATAATCAGCCCTTTTTAAGAGTGGCGAAAATAAAATTATACGCGATCAGAGCGGCCAATTTACTTGTGCGATTGTCTTGATCCAAAGGAGGTGAAACTTCATAGATGCCGATACCACGAACATCAAATTCGCGAACCAACCACAAGAAGCTCTCTAAAAATTCTTTCGTGAAAAGTCCCGTCGTCCAAGATTGGCTGCAGCCGGGAGCTTCATTCGAAGTAAAGGCATCGATATCAATACTCAAGAAGACTTTTTTCTTCTCTTTGCCCTGCATGAAGTTTTGCAGCGTTTGCTGAAGGCCTGCTTCATTCACTTGATCTAGCGTGAAGATCGCCGCGCCATGATTCTTGGCCCATGTGATGTGCGCTTGGCTGTTGCATTGATTTTGAATGCCGACTTCCGCAAAGTCCACGTGACCATGAAACTCAGACAGAACGCGATGAAAAGGCGTTCCTGAATTCAAGCCCTTGTCAGTCGGGCGCACATCCATATGAGCGTCGAAATTAATCAGAACCGCATCGTCCTTGTAAACGTCCAAGAAGCCTGCGCCATCGCAGTAGCCATAGTCGTGGCCTCCACCGAGAGAGATCCAGCGTTTACCGCTTTGGGCGAAGGTGCGCACTGTTTCGCGCGCCCGCTCGTGACGTTCCGCTAAAGGCTTCTCTTTATCGACAAGATCGCCCACGTCGAGAATTTTCGGTAGGCGTGTTGCAAGCAAGTGCGGAGTCATTTTGTAGAGGTAAAGACGAACATGATGTGGAGCCGTTTGTGCTCCCGGACGACCACCGTTAAGGGCGATACCTTCGTCATCAGGATAACCTAGAATAGTAATGTCAGAGGGAGTGTCAGCGATCGATTGCAGATCGGCTTTACTAAGGAGCTGGACGCATTCACCAAGACGAGGATCTTCTTTATCATTTTTCGTGAAAAGAAGATGTTTGTCGATCGGATGAAACCAGCTCATTATTTCAGGTTGCCCCACTTAGAAAGTCGAAGAATTTTATTAATATTTCCAGTTTCAGAGTCGTAGATTTTCATCGTTGCGTTGCTCTTGTTGAACTGGATCGTCGCAAACGTCGTGCTTGTCGAATCAGACAAGAAAAGAACCCACTCTTTGCCGCCAGAAGGCGTGATGCTGTAAGTGTAGCGCACCGGTTCTACAACGGAAATCGCAGAGCCGTTTTGGAAGTCCTTCATGTTGATCGGGTAGAAGTTCAAAGATTTGAAATCACGAACTGTGATCACACCTTCTTGGCTGTACCAGTAACCAAGCATCTTTTTAAGACCAACGTAGTCGATGCTTTCGATCACGGCTGTGCACGTGTCTTTATCAAGAAGACCTGAAGCCGTAATTGTATCGCCTGAAGCAAGCTTGCGAAGGCTTTCTGCTGCATCCTCTGATTTTGTGTCAACAAGGTATCTATAGCATCCGTTATCTGCGAGCAAATAAACGCCAGATGGGTCTTTAACCACGGTACCACTTACGGGCGTAGCCGCAGAGGCCATGCATGTTGAAACAAGGCTGAGGACGAAAAGCAAAAATCTCATGCCCCACCTTGTTTCATGGGTCGAAAGCTCGGTCAATAGTATTCCTACTCCATTTTTTGACAAATGGAGTCAACTGCTAAATTAAATAGCATTTTACCATGTTCGGCAGAGCAAAGGCTCGGGTTTGAACCCATTCGGCCATCGGGAAAAATTTCTCGGAATTCTTGAGGCGCCATCGGCCAATGTGGACGATCTTTCGTGGGCTGAAAATTCATCTTCGGAACGTCTTTATAAGCTTCAGGATGTGTGTACATCGTGACGGAAATCTCCCCGCACGTGGCGTGGAATCCGTTTTCATTCCCAAAAACTTTGTTTTCGTAAGCCGTGACTTCAGGAAGATGCCACCAGTTAAAAAGCTTAATATCGAAAGTTTCTTTGTCTTGTTTGGCTTGGCAGAACGCCGAAGTCAAAGGCGCGATATTTCCGCCATGACCGTTAATAAAAGTGAACTTATTAAAGCCGTGCTTGCCAAGACTTTGAATAATCTCTGTCACGACTTGAATGTAAGTGAGTGGAGAAAAAGTGATCGTGCCCGGAAACGCCATGTGATGAACGGCCATGCCAAAACAAAGCGGCGGCGCCACCAGAGTTTGAGTTTTTTCTCCCACGGCTTTAGCGACTTCCCATGCCGAAAGATAGTCGATACCGATAAGCCCTGTCGGGCCATGTTGTTCGGTTGAACCGACAGGCACAATGATGTGCTTTTTGGTTTTGAGATACTCTTCCACTTGTGGCCAGGTTTTTTCTTGTAGATTCATCGACATTGTCTTGCTCCAGTCCTCTAAGCACACATAAGATTAAGATAAATGTCTATGGATAACGGAACTCGTCAGCTTTCTTTTCCTCTGCGCGGTGAATGGCCTGCGGCCGACGTCGTGGCTTTGCGCGATGTCGACGTGGTAGGTGTCGGTGGTCTGCGCCGCCATCAGCTCGAAGAGTTGCAAAAAACAAAGAAAATTATTTTGCAAACGCATGAAAATAAAATTCCTTCTTCGGTTCTTTCGATTTATCAGGCCGAGCTTCTGCGCACATTGCAGTGGCTCCGTCCGTTCAAAGTGGAAGAAGGGACGTCTTTCGATTTTGTTCAAGAGCAGAAAAATCTTTTTGATAAGATTTTTCCTCTGACCAAGCAGGGCTTGGGATTTACTGCCAACAAACTTCGCGATTCGTATCTGGAAGACATGGAGTGGAGCAGCTGGCTTTTGCAAGATCACTGGCGCTATTTCGTCGGGTATCTTCGTCAGAAATTTCCGGACAGAATGGATTTGATGGAGCTCGCACATTGGGAGTGGGTCCTGGCGTGGCTCGAAATTCAACCGTTTGATATCGGCGCTTTGGAATTCGGTTTGGTGGTGATCAATCCAAGTCTTCAGGTGGTTTCGTTATCTCAGGACAATCCTGTTTTAAAGCGAGACAAAGGTATGTATGCTTTTGTTTACAGTGACGATCGCGGTACTGTGGTGGAAAGGTCACTGGACGTCTATGAAGCGCAAATCATCGACTTATTACAAGAAGATAGAAAGTACACACCTGAGCAGTTGGTGCAAGCCGCGCTTTTAAGTGACGAAATAACACCACGGCTATCGCCCGAGGAATGGCAAAAAAAGTTTTTATCATTGCAAGCCGACGCTATACTCATTTGTGTAAGTGGATAGTTCAGATTCGACGAACAGGGAGAGTGAGTATGAAATCTAAATTGTTGGTGTTAAGCGCGTTGTTGAGTGTAGGTCTTTTTGCTTCCATCTCTGAAGCCCGCAGCACCGGTGGCGGTGTGATGTTGACGGCGAATGCGTTTATGCGCAACACAACCTCAAAGGTAGGCAGTGGTTCCGAAAGCGAAAGCAAGGTGAGTACCTATGATTTGAAGCTGGGTTATCTTGGCGGTAGCGGCTTGTATCTGGGCGGTATCTACTCTATTTCCAAGACAGAAGGTAGCGGCGCCTCAACGGACGGCAAAGCTTTAGGTGGCTCTATTGGTTATGTCGGAGCCAGCGGATTTTACGTGCAAGGTCACTACTTAGCGCAAGCAGAGTACGGCGATTGGAAAGAGGGAACAGGTTTCCAAGGTGACTTCGGTTATATCACGAATGTCACAGGTGCTTTTATCGTGGGCGTTGAGCTTTCATATCGCGCGATTGAGTATAAAAAAGACGAAACAGATGCTTCTGTTTCCAGTATTAAAACATCGGAGTTGATGCCACTTCTCACGGTCGGCTTTATTTTTTAAGGACGAAAAATATAAATTTTAGAACGTTATTGTGAGGCTCCCAGGACGGGAGCCTTTTTTATTTTGCGGTCTATAGACCCTTAAGAATTTCGTTCAACATTTGCAGATGTGGCAGAGGATGTTTCCCGACGTGATCGATCATAAGCTTTTTTGCGGCCTCAGCTTTTGGAATGCCTTCAAAAGTAATCAAACGATCCATCGCATTCGCGGAAGACACGATAATCGCCAAAGGATCCTGTTCTTTCTCGCGCAGACCTTGAGGTCCCGTGCCGTTAATGGTTTCTTCGTGTTGCGCGATGATGTTGATGACAGTTTGATCGAAGTGTTTTTTGTCGTGCACGCGCAAAGCACCTTCTCTTGGATGGCGATCCCACATCGCTTTGTCAGCGGCACTCATCGTATCGAGAGGCTGATTCAAGTTGAGCGTCGTATTGTGATGACCATAATCGTGCAGAAGAGCGCCCAAAGTCAGGAGCTGAGTTTTCTTAGGGTCGGTGACTCCCAATTTCTGAGCTAAAGCAATCGCCAGCGTTGAAACCGTCACGCCATGATGGGCGATATTTTTGTCGGTGTTTTCCATGTTCATGATCGCACCCATAGCCTGGGCGTTACTCATGATAAAGCTGACGTATTTACCGGCAGCATCTTTAGCATAGTTGTAGGACTCGACGTTGTCGGCGTTTTCAAAAACCTCTTCCGTATTGCTTTGCTGCGATCCTTGAATGATTTCAGCACGCGTTTGAATGTCCTTGTTCGAGGAGTTGTCATAAGCCGTTTCAATATTCTTCTGCAAGTAGTTGCGATAAGCGGCTTCCTCGTCATTGAGGATGTACATTTTGCGAAGCTTTTTGTCCTTAAGACGCTTAAGGCGTTCCCCTTCGAAACTGTCGCCGCGACGAAGGTAGAGAACCATTTTCTCGTTGATCTTAACGTAAGCGTTGAAATCGATTTTTTGATCTCCGCGCAGGGTGCTTACGCGAATAGAAACATAATCCATTGCCTGAGTTTCCTTCGGTTGTTATCGTGAACCTATGTCGATTGATAAAGAAATTGTAGAAGATTTTGTGAGTGAGTCAAAGACCTTAATTGAGGAATTGATAGACCTTCTCGAAGGTATTGAAGGTGATTTTTCTCAGGTTCTTAAGTTGGCCGATTATGGCAACAACGTCGACCGCATCATGGGGGGAGCGAAAAGTTTAGCGATGCTCGCGCCTCCGGATCACGCTCTTCATATGATTTCTGACTACGCAGCTCTTTGCAAAGCCGTCGGTTACAAGGCGTCGCAAATCACCGACAATGAACAATTTTTTGATGTGTGCGTAGCCGTATTGTTAGACGCCACGGAAACCCTGAGCACGCTGCTAAGTAATATTCACGAAGATGGCAAAGTCTTACGCGAAACAATTCCGCAAGCCTTCATCGAGCGATTGCGTTGGGTCTCAAGCCAATTCAGCGAAGCCTACAGTATGAGCGTCGGCACAGGCGCAACGCCACAAAAGCTAAAACAATCCGAAATCGACGACCTCCTCAAAAAGCTCGGCCTCTAAAAATCAGCGGGCATCTTTTCCGAGTTGGGTGAGAGTCCATTGGGCGAGTTCGCCGAGTTTTTCGTGTGTTTGCAGTTCGGACACTTCGTTTGTGAGGGAGTGCAGTCGACGGTTGGCGACGACGATCAGGGCATTTCTTTTTAAGCCGAAAGAGCCAGCGCGGGCGAGCGGAGTTCCTAAGAAATCGCGGCCGATTTTTTTTCCTGAAGCCGTCAGAATATAGCGGAGATCTTCAACCAAGAGCTGCTCATCGTTGTCATTTAAGGGCAATGATTTTTCGATGGAAAGCTGTCCCTTAAAAACTTTTTGATTCCAAGGACACACTGTTTGGCACAGATCACAGCCAAAAAACCAATCGCCGATTTTTTCGCGCAAGTCTTCGGCAGGAACTTGGCGCGATTCAATCGTCAAATAGGAAATGCATTTACGCGCATCCATCTTACGCGGTTCGAGCAAAGCTCCTGTGGGGCAGACGTCGATGCATCGAGTGCAGGTGCCGCAAAAATCCGGCAGCGGAGAAAACTCTGTTTGCATATTCAGTGACGAATAAATTTCGCCAATAAAAAACAAGCTGCCTTTTTTGGGATGAATCAGACACGTGTTTTTCCCGACCCAGCCTAAGCCCGCGCGTTTCGCAAGATCGCGCTCCAGCACGGGGCTGCTATCTGTGAATGGCAAAAACTCTTCTCCAGGAAAAAGCTCTTGCAGTTTTTTACAGAGAACTCCCATGCGCTCTTTAAACCAGAAATGATAGTCCATGCCTTGGGCATAAAGACTCACGCGCGCTTGCTTCAGGGGAAAGTCGGTTTTGCGTTCAGGGTGGGGGTAATACGGAATCGCAAAGACCAATGCACTTTGGGCGCGCGGCCACTTCGATTGCGGGTTTTCTTTGATCGGCGCATGTTCTTCAAGATATTTCATGTCCCCGTGAAGACCTTCGTTGAGCCACTCGCGATAAAACTCAAAACTCAAAGGTTTGCTCAATGACGTGAAACCGAAATGGGAAAACCCCAATTCTTCAATGGTTTCATCAATAAGAGACTTCATCTCCTGTGGCGTCACGAACAAACTCTTTCTTTCAGGCCGGTCTTTTTCTACAATGAGGACATGTCACAAGTCCAAAAACTCTTGGAATCTCATCCTCATTGGGCGGCTGTGGAGGCAATTTACCACAGGTTGCAAGCGCATGGCTACAAGGCCTTTTTGGCCGGGGGCTGTGTGCGCGATGCCCTTTTGGGTATTCAGGCTAACGACTTGGACTTAGCGACGGATGCGACTCCCGATCAAATTGAGTCTCTTTTTGAAAAAACGGTCAACGTCGGAAAGGTCTTCGGCGTGATGCGAGTTCTCGTCGAAGGGGCCGACATCGAGGTCGCGACATTCCGAACGGATATGGATTATAAAGATGGCCGTCGGCCTGAAGGGGTTGAGTTTTCGTCGCCGCAAGAAGACGCTCAACGCCGCGATTTCACGGTGAACGCGCTTTTTTATGATCTCGTGAGCAAAGACGTGCTTGATTATGTTCACGGGCAAGAAGATCTGGCAGCGCGTATTTTGCGCACGGTGGGCGAACCGGAAAAACGTTTTCAAGAAGATCATTTGCGTTTGTTGAGAGCCGCGCGTTTTTCCGCGCAGTTGGATTTTGATATTGAAGAAAGAAGCTTTGCGGCCGTCAGCAAGATGGCGTCGCTTGTCAAGCGAGTCAGTGGCGAGCGCATTCGCGACGAAATGGCCAAGCTTTTAAAAGCCAAAGCACTGCGCCGAGGGCTGGACATCATGTCGATGTCGGGGTTAATGAAAGAACTTTTTCCTTTCCGCGAGCGCGATAACTCCTGGACCGATCATCCCGCCGTGGAGGCCTGGCAGAATTTCAGTCTTTTTTTTGCTAAGGCAGAGAAATCTGAACTCGAACAAGGCCTGAAGCTCTTGCGACTTTCCGTGAAAGAAATGCGCGCCATTGAAAGAGCTTGGACCCTGTGGAAGTCGCCCGAAGATTTTTTCAAACAAAGCATGGGTCAGCGTTTGCAGCGTTTGCAAGAAGACGGCGTTCTTTATGCTTTACAGATTTTGTTACGACAAAACACTTTATGGAAGCTTGAAATCGAAGAGCTTTTCGCCGAGTGGTCCTTTTGGCAACAGCAATTGCCGAAGCCGTTTTTAAACGGAGAAGATATCAAAGGACAGTTGAGCGGTAAAGCTATCGGGGAGTGTCTGGCATTGGCCTACGAACAACAACTAGAACGTAAACTGCGCAGTCGTGACGAGGCTTTGCAGTGGTTGCAGAAATATTTGGAAAGAGAGCCGTCTTAGATGGAATTCGCATATGTTCCAAGTACGTGGAAGAGATTTTTTGCCCACGGAATTGATCAGTTATTTATTCTGCCTTTCTATTTGCCTTTTGCGGGAGTTTTCTTTCGCCTGG
This region of Bdellovibrio sp. 22V genomic DNA includes:
- a CDS encoding peroxiredoxin, with translation MAAKIEIGKKVPNFKIPSSNGEDFSLSSLKGKKVVLYFYPKDSTPGCTTEGIEFNELLSQFKKQNTEVLGISRDSLKSHDKFICKYDFKFSLLSDEEEEVCKLFDVIKEKNMYGKKVMGIERSTFVLDEDQKLVGEFRKIKAQGHAAEMLKFVKSLK
- the htpG gene encoding molecular chaperone HtpG; this translates as MAKQVQSFNAEIKQLLDIVIHSLYSHKEIFLRELLSNASDAIDKLKFNSLTHPSLLPENWQPTIRLEPSSDMKTLKIIDNGIGMTQEEVVEFIGTIARSGAKAFAQMNAEMKSKPELIGQFGVGFYSAFMVADRVTLHTQKAGTNDGTVWESQGDGTYSIDSVPRPDGNGTTITLHLKEFKEEDEVQNFTDTWVLKSLVKKYSDFIAYPIKMQGEKEDEVLNSQKALWLKSPSEITAEEYKEFYQHLTHDWNEPLRTVHYKAEGTMEFNALLYLPNKKPFNYNMRDMEYGLSLYIKRVFIMSDCKDLIPAYLRFMKGLVDSSDLSLNVSRELLQQDRQVTQIRKNVTNKTLATLKDLLTKERSVYEDFWTEFGATLKEGLPSDPANKEKLQDLVLFHSTASDKMTTLDEYVARMKETQKDIYFITGDSLSQVSNSPYLEKLKEKGYEVLLLVDPVDEWVVDSMREFKGKKLQSITREGLDLDTAEEKQKKEEEKKQAEETLKPVLEVMKKTLAENVKDVVLSDRLTNTPACLVSSSSDPSAHMQKLMAQMGKEYAGMQTKRIMEINPNHAVFKKMLTASPEQQSQWAEILYGQALLTEGSSLPDPVKFSQQVAELMVQAAESKH
- a CDS encoding tryptophan 2,3-dioxygenase family protein, with product MKYPPVHYHNYLGLDTLLSAQNPKSIEYGKPAHDEMLFITVHQTYELWFKQIIFELDSVLTTFQQNEIPERELGVTSARLERIVAILKLIIGQVDVLETMTPMDFLDFRDMLYPASGFQSFQWRLIETKLGLRMGDRLAYNQSPFYKSLTEEQQQVMLNVLNSTSLFDAVEKWLERTPFLQGENFNFWDSYKQAVHSMFQSDMNTVRANSRLTEEEKKRDIAGLEAALGSFEALFNEEVYNKLRQEGQYRLSYKALHAAILIPLYRHQPILQTPFRIIRALLDIDEIMTTWRYRHAMMALRMLGQKIGTGGSSGHKYLADATSKHKIFGDFFNLTTFFIPGSQVPPLPESIAKKMNFNT
- a CDS encoding low specificity L-threonine aldolase, giving the protein MKRGFGSDNHAGVHPRILASLALANVEHAPAYGTDEWTEKAVEAFRREFGPHAQVFFVFNGTAANVTALRSIARPYQSVLCSDVAHINVDECGSPEFMAGCKLIALPSRNGKLSVDELEKAFIRRGDQHYSQAQVLSLTQPTELGTTYSLAELTTLIAWAKDKKMHVHIDGARLANAATFLKKTLQEITTDLGVDVVSFGGTKNGLMMGEAVVFLNKDLAQDFKYIRKQSAQLPSKTRFIACQFETYFANGLWKEISQHSCDMALYLYEAVRSIPGVQVRETPQSNAVFAKIPSSWVKPLREKYFFYVWDENTFECRWMTSWDTQKEDIDGFASALKELSR
- a CDS encoding formimidoylglutamase, with amino-acid sequence MSWFHPIDKHLLFTKNDKEDPRLGECVQLLSKADLQSIADTPSDITILGYPDDEGIALNGGRPGAQTAPHHVRLYLYKMTPHLLATRLPKILDVGDLVDKEKPLAERHERARETVRTFAQSGKRWISLGGGHDYGYCDGAGFLDVYKDDAVLINFDAHMDVRPTDKGLNSGTPFHRVLSEFHGHVDFAEVGIQNQCNSQAHITWAKNHGAAIFTLDQVNEAGLQQTLQNFMQGKEKKKVFLSIDIDAFTSNEAPGCSQSWTTGLFTKEFLESFLWLVREFDVRGIGIYEVSPPLDQDNRTSKLAALIAYNFIFATLKKG
- a CDS encoding creatininase family protein, which encodes MSMNLQEKTWPQVEEYLKTKKHIIVPVGSTEQHGPTGLIGIDYLSAWEVAKAVGEKTQTLVAPPLCFGMAVHHMAFPGTITFSPLTYIQVVTEIIQSLGKHGFNKFTFINGHGGNIAPLTSAFCQAKQDKETFDIKLFNWWHLPEVTAYENKVFGNENGFHATCGEISVTMYTHPEAYKDVPKMNFQPTKDRPHWPMAPQEFREIFPDGRMGSNPSLCSAEHGKMLFNLAVDSICQKME
- a CDS encoding HD domain-containing phosphohydrolase, with translation MDYVSIRVSTLRGDQKIDFNAYVKINEKMVLYLRRGDSFEGERLKRLKDKKLRKMYILNDEEAAYRNYLQKNIETAYDNSSNKDIQTRAEIIQGSQQSNTEEVFENADNVESYNYAKDAAGKYVSFIMSNAQAMGAIMNMENTDKNIAHHGVTVSTLAIALAQKLGVTDPKKTQLLTLGALLHDYGHHNTTLNLNQPLDTMSAADKAMWDRHPREGALRVHDKKHFDQTVINIIAQHEETINGTGPQGLREKEQDPLAIIVSSANAMDRLITFEGIPKAEAAKKLMIDHVGKHPLPHLQMLNEILKGL